The proteins below are encoded in one region of Aquisphaera giovannonii:
- a CDS encoding MFS transporter — protein sequence MSKSGVAGPSGTRGAYPWVVLGLLWFCGFFNYADRQAVNSVFPMLAKEFSLSDIQLGVIGSAFMIVYATTSPFAGYVVDRVRRRILIPAGLAFWSLICAATGLSSSFAQLVFFRGAEGLGESFYFPASLSFLADYHGRATRSRALGIHQTSVYLGTAGGAALAGKLAEHYGWRSPFYALGLAGLVYAVILGFLLIEPKRGQSDAAKGPGDEDFGIDELEALRAHDPISAKASRILGNPAALLLLCVFVGANFVASAFLTWLPTFLFRKFTMGIAASSLTSTVWPLASLFGALLGGLLADLAAARRRGGRILVQALGLILGAPFVFATGWTESRGLTVVAMAAAGLCKGIYDANIFASLFDVVRPEDRGTAAGLMNSLGWAGGFLAPVAVGAASNSFGLDVAIASTALVYLLVGMLALAAAKVAEAGTPSRETDILPPDERPGS from the coding sequence GCGTGGCGGGGCCCTCGGGGACGCGAGGGGCCTATCCCTGGGTCGTGCTCGGCCTGCTCTGGTTCTGCGGCTTCTTCAACTACGCCGACCGCCAGGCGGTGAACTCGGTCTTCCCCATGCTGGCGAAGGAGTTCTCCCTCAGCGACATCCAGCTCGGCGTGATCGGCTCGGCGTTCATGATCGTCTACGCCACGACGTCGCCCTTCGCGGGATACGTCGTGGACCGCGTCCGTCGGCGCATCCTGATCCCGGCGGGGCTCGCCTTCTGGAGCCTGATCTGCGCGGCGACGGGGCTGTCGAGCTCCTTCGCGCAGCTCGTCTTCTTCCGCGGCGCGGAGGGCCTGGGCGAGTCGTTCTACTTCCCAGCCTCGCTGTCGTTCCTGGCCGACTACCACGGCAGGGCGACTCGATCGAGGGCCCTCGGGATCCACCAGACGAGCGTGTATCTGGGCACGGCCGGCGGTGCGGCGCTCGCCGGAAAGCTCGCCGAGCACTACGGCTGGCGATCGCCGTTCTACGCCCTGGGCCTGGCCGGGCTGGTCTATGCCGTGATCCTCGGGTTCCTCCTGATCGAGCCCAAGCGGGGCCAGTCGGACGCGGCGAAGGGGCCGGGGGATGAGGACTTCGGGATCGACGAGCTGGAGGCGCTCCGGGCCCACGACCCGATCTCGGCGAAGGCGTCGCGGATCCTCGGGAATCCGGCCGCGCTGCTGCTGCTCTGCGTCTTCGTCGGGGCGAACTTCGTGGCGTCGGCCTTCCTGACCTGGCTGCCAACGTTCCTGTTCCGGAAGTTCACCATGGGGATCGCGGCGTCGTCGCTGACCTCGACCGTCTGGCCGCTCGCGAGCCTCTTCGGGGCGCTCCTGGGCGGGCTGCTCGCGGACCTGGCGGCGGCGCGGCGGCGGGGCGGGCGGATCCTGGTCCAGGCCCTCGGCCTGATCCTGGGCGCCCCGTTCGTGTTCGCGACCGGATGGACGGAATCGCGGGGCCTCACGGTGGTCGCGATGGCGGCGGCGGGGCTCTGCAAGGGGATCTACGACGCCAACATCTTCGCCTCGCTCTTCGACGTGGTACGGCCGGAGGACCGCGGGACGGCGGCGGGGCTGATGAACTCGCTCGGCTGGGCGGGGGGCTTCCTGGCGCCGGTGGCGGTCGGGGCGGCCTCGAATTCGTTCGGGCTTGACGTGGCGATCGCCTCGACGGCTCTGGTCTACTTGCTGGTCGGAATGCTCGCGCTGGCCGCGGCGAAGGTCGCCGAGGCCGGCACCCCCTCCCGCGAGACGGACATCCTCCCTCCTGACGAAAGGCCCGGCTCGTGA
- a CDS encoding permease: protein MSSVPEAEAGASPRRGWSRGGDLNAFFGLMIDNIGGMILMTSLLVGFGMPRDFVLSRMIPGTAVGVLVGDLIYTAMAWRMARKTGRTDVTAMPLGLDTPSTFGSVILIIGPSYNAALGRGLDPSAAAEHAWFIGLSMLLASGIFKLACAAVSGWVRGAVPRAGLLGSLAAIALVIISFLPLRDITAHPVAGLVSMAIILATLTARWKLPGQIPGALAAVVAGCAVYYGMHVAGLGPGPGEGGPAPSSLLRVALPMPHDAWWAWIGHAWPEVVGYLPVAIPLALATVVGGIDCTESAAAAGDDYHTGSVIAVEGFATVVAGLFGGVIQTTPYIGHPAYKAMGARSGYTLATALFVGAAGIFGYFDWIFFLLPRTVVFPILVFIGLEITAQSFHATTYRHYPAVGLACVPALGYLAMITINNLLSDMGKPFGELRAETQGWIATVTMLSGGFIVTSLLWGTFLAHLIDAKVRPAVVTLVLAAVCAWFGVIHSPLPSGEINMPGAVLDKLQAAGRAAASAQQTPYHWAAAYLAMAATVWLLGKFGQPPTAAEQGEEPIAI, encoded by the coding sequence GTGAGCTCTGTTCCGGAAGCGGAGGCGGGGGCATCGCCCCGCCGGGGGTGGTCCCGCGGGGGCGACCTGAACGCGTTCTTCGGCCTGATGATCGACAACATCGGCGGCATGATCCTGATGACCAGCCTGCTGGTCGGCTTCGGGATGCCGCGCGACTTCGTGCTCTCGCGGATGATCCCTGGCACGGCGGTGGGGGTCCTCGTCGGCGACCTGATCTACACGGCCATGGCCTGGCGGATGGCCCGCAAGACCGGGCGCACCGACGTGACCGCGATGCCGCTGGGCCTGGACACGCCCAGCACCTTCGGCTCGGTCATCCTGATCATCGGCCCGTCGTACAACGCGGCCCTGGGCCGGGGCCTGGACCCATCGGCCGCGGCGGAGCACGCCTGGTTCATCGGGCTGTCGATGCTGCTTGCCTCCGGGATCTTCAAGCTGGCCTGCGCGGCGGTGAGCGGCTGGGTCCGGGGCGCCGTCCCGAGGGCCGGGCTGCTCGGGTCGCTCGCGGCGATCGCGCTGGTGATCATCAGCTTCCTGCCGCTGCGGGACATCACGGCGCACCCGGTCGCGGGGCTCGTCTCGATGGCGATCATCCTGGCCACGCTCACCGCCCGCTGGAAGCTGCCGGGCCAGATCCCCGGCGCCCTCGCGGCCGTCGTGGCGGGCTGCGCGGTCTACTACGGGATGCACGTCGCGGGGCTGGGCCCGGGGCCCGGGGAAGGGGGGCCGGCGCCGTCGAGCCTCCTCCGCGTGGCCCTGCCGATGCCGCACGACGCCTGGTGGGCCTGGATCGGGCACGCCTGGCCCGAGGTCGTCGGCTACCTCCCGGTGGCGATCCCCCTGGCGCTGGCCACCGTGGTCGGCGGCATCGATTGCACCGAGAGCGCGGCGGCCGCCGGGGATGATTACCACACCGGGTCCGTCATCGCGGTCGAGGGGTTCGCCACGGTGGTCGCCGGCCTCTTCGGCGGCGTGATCCAGACGACGCCGTACATCGGCCACCCGGCGTACAAGGCGATGGGGGCGCGGTCGGGCTACACGCTGGCCACCGCGCTCTTCGTCGGCGCGGCGGGGATCTTCGGCTACTTCGACTGGATCTTCTTCCTGCTGCCCAGGACGGTGGTCTTCCCGATCCTGGTCTTCATCGGCCTGGAGATCACGGCGCAGTCGTTCCACGCCACGACGTATCGGCACTATCCCGCGGTCGGCCTCGCCTGCGTGCCGGCACTCGGATATCTGGCCATGATCACGATCAATAATCTCCTCTCCGACATGGGCAAGCCGTTCGGCGAGCTGCGCGCGGAGACGCAGGGGTGGATCGCCACCGTGACCATGCTCTCGGGCGGCTTCATCGTGACCTCGCTGCTCTGGGGGACTTTCCTGGCGCACCTCATCGACGCGAAGGTCCGGCCCGCGGTCGTCACCCTGGTCCTCGCGGCCGTCTGCGCCTGGTTCGGCGTCATCCACTCGCCGCTGCCGTCGGGGGAGATCAACATGCCCGGCGCCGTGCTGGACAAGCTCCAGGCCGCGGGCAGGGCCGCCGCGTCCGCCCAGCAGACGCCCTACCACTGGGCCGCGGCCTACCTCGCCATGGCGGCGACCGTCTGGCTGCTCGGCAAGTTCGGCCAGCCGCCGACGGCGGCGGAGCAGGGGGAGGAGCCGATCGCGATTTAG
- a CDS encoding ABC-F family ATP-binding cassette domain-containing protein → MILISAQGLGRQYAGDPIFLDLAFEVRAGERIGLVGPNGAGKTTLMKLLDGLEQPEYGRVYVRPGIRVSLLRQQPEFGPDETLMDVARSGLASLLDLQREMEEAAQEMAEAEDQADRDRATKRYDALHEQLLHQDAYSIEHRVEEILTGLRFTEAEFNRPARTFSGGQQSRLMLAKLLLESPDVMLLDEPSNHLDIETTEWLENYLSRQPVAMVVVSHDRYFLDRVVNKVWELNEGRLEVYPGNYSQYWKLRQEKAKVLERQAERQEEQAEKLEAYIRKYGAGQRAKQAHDRERKLEKLEKDRVETMREIVGPVMGFEEVDRSGDIVIEARHLTKSFDKPLFTDLNVAVGRGECMGVMGPNGSGKTTLIKTLIGRDKADKGEVRLGHKVQVGYHDQGLQSLSHGTTVVRAVWPEDDPDWVEGDVRGLLARFGLTGEIAFQTVGQLSGGEKAKAALARLCATGANLLVMDEPTNHLDIWSCEALERSIREFEGTVLVVSHDRYFLNAVADRLLVLGDGRARVIEGNYETYQHLIEREKEAAAEKSRPKAPPAPPPAADNASARTPPKKKFSYRKAADLEREISEAEAELAEVEDLLGQPATYRDALTAVKTQDRHAALKEKLEKLYPHWEHAVEANW, encoded by the coding sequence ATGATCCTGATCTCCGCCCAGGGGCTGGGCCGCCAGTACGCCGGCGACCCGATCTTCCTCGACCTCGCCTTCGAGGTCCGCGCCGGCGAGCGCATCGGGCTCGTCGGGCCCAACGGCGCGGGCAAGACGACGCTCATGAAGCTGCTCGACGGCCTGGAGCAGCCGGAGTACGGCCGCGTCTACGTCCGCCCGGGCATCCGCGTCAGCCTCCTCCGGCAGCAGCCGGAATTCGGCCCCGACGAGACCCTGATGGACGTGGCCCGCTCCGGCCTCGCCTCGCTCCTGGACCTCCAGCGGGAGATGGAGGAGGCAGCCCAGGAGATGGCCGAGGCGGAGGACCAGGCCGACCGCGACCGCGCCACCAAGCGGTACGACGCCCTCCACGAGCAGCTGCTCCACCAGGACGCCTACTCGATCGAGCACCGCGTCGAGGAGATCCTCACGGGCCTCCGCTTCACCGAGGCCGAGTTCAACCGCCCCGCGCGGACGTTCTCCGGCGGCCAGCAGTCCCGGCTCATGCTCGCCAAGCTCCTGCTCGAGAGCCCTGACGTCATGCTCCTGGACGAGCCGTCCAACCACCTGGACATCGAGACGACGGAATGGCTGGAGAACTACCTCTCCCGCCAGCCTGTCGCCATGGTCGTCGTGAGCCACGACCGCTATTTCCTGGACCGGGTCGTCAACAAGGTCTGGGAGCTGAACGAGGGCAGGCTCGAGGTCTACCCCGGCAATTACTCGCAATACTGGAAGCTCCGCCAGGAGAAGGCCAAGGTCCTGGAGCGCCAGGCCGAGCGGCAGGAGGAGCAGGCGGAGAAGCTCGAGGCCTACATCCGCAAGTACGGCGCGGGGCAGCGGGCCAAGCAGGCCCACGACCGCGAGCGCAAGCTCGAGAAGCTCGAGAAGGACCGCGTGGAGACGATGCGCGAGATCGTCGGCCCGGTCATGGGCTTCGAGGAGGTCGACCGCTCCGGCGACATCGTCATCGAGGCCCGGCACCTCACCAAGTCCTTCGACAAGCCGCTGTTCACCGACCTCAACGTGGCCGTCGGGCGCGGGGAATGCATGGGCGTCATGGGCCCCAACGGCTCCGGCAAGACGACCCTCATCAAGACGCTGATCGGCCGCGACAAGGCGGACAAGGGCGAGGTCCGGCTCGGCCACAAGGTCCAGGTCGGCTACCACGACCAGGGGCTCCAGTCGCTCTCCCACGGGACCACCGTCGTCCGCGCCGTCTGGCCGGAGGACGACCCCGACTGGGTGGAGGGGGACGTCCGCGGCCTGCTGGCCCGATTCGGCCTGACGGGCGAGATCGCCTTCCAGACGGTGGGCCAGCTCTCCGGCGGCGAGAAGGCCAAGGCCGCGCTCGCGAGGCTGTGCGCCACCGGGGCGAACCTGCTGGTCATGGACGAGCCCACGAACCACCTGGACATCTGGTCGTGCGAGGCCCTCGAGCGGTCGATCCGCGAGTTCGAGGGGACGGTGCTCGTCGTCAGCCACGACCGCTACTTCCTCAACGCCGTGGCTGATCGCCTGCTCGTCCTGGGCGACGGCCGGGCCCGCGTCATCGAGGGCAATTACGAGACGTATCAACATCTGATTGAGCGGGAGAAGGAAGCCGCGGCCGAGAAGTCCCGGCCCAAGGCCCCTCCCGCGCCGCCCCCCGCGGCGGACAACGCCTCGGCCCGCACCCCGCCGAAGAAGAAGTTCTCCTACCGCAAGGCCGCGGACCTCGAACGGGAGATCTCCGAGGCGGAGGCCGAGCTCGCCGAGGTCGAGGACCTCCTCGGCCAGCCGGCGACCTACCGCGACGCCCTGACCGCCGTGAAGACCCAGGACCGCCACGCGGCCCTCAAGGAGAAGCTGGAAAAGCTCTACCCCCACTGGGAGCACGCGGTCGAGGCGAACTGGTGA
- a CDS encoding excinuclease ABC subunit UvrC yields the protein MSESHASATAVPAEKVKTFPTTPGIYLMKDAQGRVVYIGKAKNLRARAGSYFHKTAQQDRRICDWIEEVADVDFLPADSEVDALLMEARLIKDIQPRHNKDLKDDKSFPYLQVTTGEDFPRVNFTREPKDSGVKLYGPFPRAKSLRGAIQVLQRIFKFRTCSLDIDEDDPRWRWFRPCLLASINQCTAPCNLRIDREAYRRDINRLRLFLDGKKDVVLKEMNEEMREASKLLQFEKAARLRDEIKALENLNLRGDLAKHAQPEVFYVDPRKGLKGLQRVLGLESAPRTINGVDIAHLAGSETVGSLVTFVDGLPFKPGYRRYRIKTVRGIDDFASIREVVTRRIQGLQERDEPFPDIFLIDGGKGQLNAAIDAFQALGVTPPTVISLAKREEEIYVPGRSDPIVLRRRSFALRLLQYVRDEAHRFAQHYHHMLRSKKTLGEES from the coding sequence ATGTCCGAGTCCCACGCGTCGGCGACGGCCGTCCCGGCCGAGAAGGTGAAGACGTTCCCGACCACCCCGGGCATCTACCTCATGAAGGATGCCCAGGGCCGGGTCGTCTACATCGGCAAGGCCAAGAACCTGCGCGCCCGCGCCGGCTCGTACTTCCACAAGACCGCCCAGCAGGACCGCCGCATCTGCGACTGGATCGAGGAGGTCGCCGACGTAGACTTCCTCCCCGCCGACAGCGAGGTCGACGCGCTCCTGATGGAGGCGCGCCTGATCAAGGACATCCAGCCCCGCCACAACAAGGACCTGAAGGACGACAAGAGCTTCCCGTATCTCCAGGTGACCACGGGCGAGGACTTCCCCCGGGTCAACTTCACCCGCGAGCCCAAGGACTCCGGCGTGAAGCTCTACGGCCCCTTCCCCCGGGCCAAGAGCCTCCGCGGGGCGATCCAGGTCCTCCAGCGGATCTTCAAGTTCCGCACCTGCTCGCTGGACATCGACGAGGACGACCCCCGCTGGCGCTGGTTCCGGCCCTGCCTGCTCGCCTCGATCAACCAGTGCACCGCCCCCTGCAACCTCCGGATCGATCGCGAGGCCTACCGCCGCGACATCAACCGCCTCCGCCTCTTCCTCGACGGCAAGAAGGACGTGGTCCTCAAGGAGATGAACGAGGAGATGCGCGAGGCCAGCAAGCTCCTCCAGTTCGAGAAGGCCGCCCGGCTCCGCGACGAGATCAAGGCCCTGGAGAACCTCAACCTCCGCGGCGACCTCGCGAAGCACGCCCAGCCCGAGGTCTTCTACGTGGACCCGCGCAAGGGGCTGAAGGGCCTCCAGCGCGTGCTCGGCCTGGAGTCCGCGCCCCGGACGATCAACGGCGTGGACATCGCGCACCTCGCCGGCAGCGAGACCGTCGGCTCGCTCGTGACCTTCGTGGACGGCCTGCCGTTCAAGCCCGGATATCGGCGATACCGGATCAAGACCGTCCGGGGGATCGACGACTTCGCCTCCATCCGCGAGGTGGTCACACGCCGCATCCAGGGCCTGCAGGAGCGCGACGAGCCCTTCCCGGACATCTTCCTCATCGACGGCGGCAAGGGGCAGCTCAACGCGGCGATCGACGCGTTCCAGGCCCTGGGCGTGACGCCCCCGACGGTCATCTCCCTGGCCAAGCGGGAGGAGGAGATCTACGTCCCGGGCCGGTCCGACCCGATCGTCCTCCGCCGCCGCTCGTTCGCGCTGCGCCTGCTCCAGTACGTCCGCGACGAGGCCCACCGATTCGCGCAGCACTATCATCACATGCTCCGGAGCAAGAAGACTCTCGGAGAGGAGAGCTGA
- a CDS encoding phospho-sugar mutase, translating to MITVDDAQAAVGQAEASQQLSPPAASAIRRWLTESPFAQYRPRLLEDIEAKRWKTLDDAFFAVLEFGTGGRRGVMYPVGTNVLNARTMAESARGLADYVTGRKGEGSPRSCVIARDSRHNSPEFADLCARVLAAAGFTVYLFPEARSTPLLSFAVRHLKCDAGIMITASHNPPSDNGFKCYAATGGQVIPPDDAGIIGCVKEVSDGEIPEMPLDRAKAEGKLVLVGAEVDEAYIASVVGESVGNARDISIVYTPLHGVGETSVAAALATAGFKRVNILASQRTPDGDFPNVPNHVANPENPSALEAAIAEAKATGADLVLASDPDADRIGVGLPATADKAGPWVTLDGNQIGVLIAAFVMKEMEARGKLRSDHYLVTTLVSTQMTAAIGKREGIKTEDDLLVGFKWIGERIDREGPAGFLFGFEESHGYLKGTYARDKDAAVASLLFAELAATVKDRNQTVLEYLDDLYVDVGHYGEHLINKTYKGREGVEQIKALMAAFRSGPPKSVGGAEVTEVYDYQAHEIRALKGTAAARPLPHPSGDLLIFHTSVPGVRFAARPSGTEPKIKFYLFARSEVKGPGKLAEAKAETRTRLDHMVRDIEEYVTAALARPS from the coding sequence ATGATCACCGTCGACGACGCGCAGGCCGCGGTCGGCCAGGCAGAGGCCTCGCAGCAGTTGTCCCCCCCCGCCGCCTCGGCGATCCGCCGCTGGCTCACGGAGAGCCCCTTCGCCCAGTACCGCCCCCGCCTGCTGGAGGACATCGAGGCGAAGCGGTGGAAGACGCTCGACGACGCCTTCTTCGCGGTCCTCGAGTTCGGCACCGGCGGCCGGCGGGGCGTGATGTATCCGGTCGGGACGAACGTCCTGAATGCGCGGACGATGGCGGAGAGCGCCCGCGGGCTGGCCGACTACGTGACCGGCCGCAAGGGCGAGGGCTCGCCTCGGTCCTGCGTCATCGCCCGGGACTCGCGGCACAACTCGCCGGAGTTCGCGGACCTCTGCGCCCGCGTCCTGGCCGCGGCCGGCTTCACGGTGTACCTCTTCCCGGAGGCGCGTTCCACCCCCCTGCTGTCGTTCGCGGTGCGGCACCTCAAATGCGACGCCGGGATCATGATCACGGCATCTCATAATCCCCCCTCCGACAACGGCTTCAAGTGCTACGCCGCGACCGGCGGCCAGGTCATCCCCCCGGACGACGCCGGCATCATCGGCTGCGTGAAGGAGGTCTCCGACGGCGAGATCCCGGAGATGCCCCTCGACCGGGCGAAGGCCGAGGGGAAGCTCGTCCTCGTCGGGGCCGAGGTCGACGAGGCCTACATCGCCTCGGTGGTGGGCGAGTCGGTCGGCAACGCCCGGGACATCTCGATCGTGTACACCCCGCTCCACGGCGTCGGCGAGACCTCGGTGGCCGCGGCGCTGGCGACGGCCGGCTTCAAGCGGGTCAACATCCTGGCCTCCCAGCGGACCCCCGACGGCGACTTCCCGAACGTCCCGAACCACGTCGCCAACCCGGAGAACCCCAGCGCCCTGGAGGCGGCCATCGCCGAGGCGAAGGCCACCGGCGCCGACCTCGTCCTGGCCAGCGACCCGGACGCCGACCGCATCGGCGTCGGGCTCCCCGCGACCGCCGACAAGGCCGGCCCCTGGGTCACGCTCGACGGCAACCAGATCGGCGTGCTGATCGCCGCCTTCGTGATGAAGGAGATGGAGGCCCGGGGCAAGCTCCGGTCGGACCATTACCTGGTGACCACCCTCGTCTCCACCCAGATGACCGCCGCCATCGGCAAGCGGGAGGGGATCAAGACCGAGGACGACCTGCTCGTCGGCTTCAAGTGGATCGGCGAGCGGATCGACCGCGAGGGGCCGGCCGGGTTCCTCTTCGGCTTCGAGGAGTCGCACGGGTACCTCAAGGGGACCTATGCCCGCGACAAGGACGCGGCCGTCGCCTCGCTCCTCTTCGCGGAACTCGCGGCCACGGTGAAGGACCGCAACCAGACGGTCCTGGAATACCTGGACGACCTCTACGTCGACGTCGGCCACTACGGCGAGCACCTCATCAACAAGACCTACAAGGGACGCGAGGGCGTGGAGCAGATCAAGGCCCTCATGGCCGCCTTCCGGTCGGGCCCGCCGAAGAGCGTCGGCGGGGCGGAGGTGACCGAGGTCTACGACTACCAGGCCCACGAGATCCGAGCCCTGAAGGGGACGGCCGCGGCCCGCCCTCTGCCCCATCCTTCCGGCGACCTGCTGATCTTCCACACGTCGGTTCCGGGCGTCCGCTTCGCCGCCCGGCCCTCCGGCACGGAGCCCAAGATCAAGTTCTATCTCTTCGCCCGCAGCGAGGTGAAGGGGCCCGGCAAGCTCGCCGAGGCCAAGGCGGAGACGCGGACGCGACTTGACCATATGGTCAGGGATATCGAAGAATATGTGACGGCCGCCCTGGCTCGCCCGAGCTGA
- a CDS encoding CAP domain-containing protein, translating to MTRPRFQRSLRFDNLEGRQLLSGVATQPTAEQQYMLYMLNQARTNPQETAQHLSNLSNTDLAATLNYYHVDLNATTQAIASTPAKPPLAWNSNLAASAQGHSQDMVNNQYQSHTGSDGSTANQRMQAAGYGNASSMGENAYAYADSVDQAMDAFLVDWGVSDQGHRRNILQPNVSSGDAYREVGIGIASSSGSSKVGPLVITQDFGSQSGAKAQLVGVAYNDGNGDGSYSLGEGQGNVQIDATNLSTGRTTTTQSWGAGGYQMALDPGKYQVTASVNGKVVKTGTVSIGGDNVEQDFDLSDSWDGRSRDQVIASVTPSNNVATIQTAATVAASVPTVQTVSIPTAKTFVAAKSATTPSLSGSWTSWMAQKA from the coding sequence ATGACTCGGCCCCGGTTTCAGCGCTCGCTCCGGTTCGACAACCTCGAAGGCCGCCAGCTCCTCTCGGGCGTGGCGACCCAGCCGACCGCCGAGCAGCAATACATGCTGTACATGCTGAACCAGGCCCGGACCAATCCGCAGGAGACCGCCCAGCATCTCTCGAACCTCTCCAACACGGACCTCGCGGCGACGCTGAACTACTACCACGTGGACCTCAACGCCACGACCCAGGCCATCGCCAGCACGCCGGCGAAGCCCCCGCTTGCCTGGAACTCGAACCTGGCCGCCTCGGCCCAGGGTCACAGCCAGGACATGGTCAACAACCAGTACCAGTCGCACACCGGCTCCGACGGGAGCACGGCCAACCAGCGGATGCAAGCGGCCGGCTACGGCAACGCGTCCTCGATGGGCGAGAACGCCTACGCCTACGCCGACTCGGTGGACCAGGCGATGGACGCGTTCCTCGTGGATTGGGGCGTGTCGGACCAGGGCCATCGCCGCAACATCCTCCAGCCGAACGTCTCCTCCGGCGATGCGTACCGCGAGGTGGGCATCGGCATCGCCAGCTCGTCCGGCAGCTCGAAGGTGGGCCCGCTGGTCATCACCCAGGACTTCGGCAGCCAGTCCGGCGCCAAGGCCCAGCTCGTAGGCGTGGCCTACAACGACGGCAACGGCGACGGCAGCTACAGCCTCGGCGAGGGGCAGGGGAACGTCCAGATCGACGCCACCAACCTCTCCACCGGCCGGACCACCACGACCCAGAGCTGGGGCGCCGGCGGCTATCAGATGGCCCTCGACCCCGGCAAGTACCAGGTGACGGCCAGCGTCAACGGCAAGGTCGTCAAGACGGGGACGGTCTCGATCGGCGGCGACAACGTCGAGCAGGACTTCGACCTCAGCGACAGCTGGGACGGCCGCTCCCGCGACCAGGTCATCGCCTCCGTGACGCCGTCGAACAACGTCGCCACGATCCAAACCGCGGCAACGGTCGCCGCGTCCGTCCCGACCGTCCAGACGGTCAGCATCCCGACGGCGAAGACCTTCGTCGCCGCGAAGTCCGCCACCACGCCCTCGCTCAGCGGGTCCTGGACGTCGTGGATGGCCCAGAAGGCCTGA
- a CDS encoding secondary thiamine-phosphate synthase enzyme YjbQ, whose translation MTHAETLKIQTRGRGTYEITSAVEEAVGRSGIARGLCNIFLMHTSASLILCENADPTVRRDLETFAARFVKDGDPTFVHDLEGPDDMPAHIRSIFTQASITVPVEDGRCKLGTWQGLFLWEHRTAPHRRTIAVTVMGDA comes from the coding sequence ATGACCCACGCGGAAACCCTGAAGATCCAGACTCGCGGGCGCGGGACCTACGAGATCACCTCCGCGGTCGAGGAAGCCGTGGGCCGTTCGGGCATCGCCCGGGGCCTGTGCAACATCTTCCTGATGCACACGAGCGCGTCGTTGATCCTCTGCGAGAACGCCGACCCGACGGTCCGGCGAGACCTGGAGACGTTCGCGGCCCGTTTCGTGAAGGACGGCGACCCGACGTTCGTACACGACCTGGAGGGCCCGGACGACATGCCCGCCCACATCCGGTCGATCTTCACGCAGGCGTCGATCACCGTCCCCGTCGAGGACGGGCGATGCAAGCTCGGCACCTGGCAGGGCCTCTTCCTCTGGGAGCACCGCACGGCGCCGCACCGGAGGACCATCGCGGTGACGGTCATGGGCGACGCATGA
- a CDS encoding DUF4405 domain-containing protein, translated as MSVVNFWLDLSLLIVFVLMSWEAASLQFLLPAPTLSAGWTLFGLTYDQWRDIQFGTLCLFAFGVVLHVMLHWNWVCSVVATQVLHTKARPDEGKQTIIGVATLIVLLHILGIGVIVSLFFVHAPPQTP; from the coding sequence ATGTCCGTGGTCAATTTCTGGCTGGACCTCAGCCTGCTGATCGTGTTCGTGCTCATGAGCTGGGAGGCGGCGAGCCTCCAGTTCCTCCTGCCGGCGCCGACGCTCTCCGCCGGCTGGACCCTCTTCGGGCTGACCTACGACCAGTGGCGGGACATCCAGTTCGGCACGCTCTGCCTGTTCGCCTTCGGCGTCGTCCTGCACGTCATGCTGCACTGGAACTGGGTGTGCTCCGTCGTCGCCACCCAGGTGCTGCACACCAAGGCGAGGCCGGACGAGGGGAAGCAGACGATCATCGGCGTGGCCACCCTGATCGTCCTGCTCCACATCCTCGGCATCGGCGTCATCGTCTCCCTCTTCTTCGTCCACGCCCCGCCGCAGACTCCCTGA